From the genome of Clostridium sp. BNL1100, one region includes:
- a CDS encoding type I polyketide synthase, whose protein sequence is MSNFEENGSLDGTIAIIGMAGRFPGANNTDEFWENLYNGVESVKFFKHDDLVKMGIDEHLLDNPKYVAADAILDGMDMFDAEFFDYSAREAEIMDPQHRLFLESAWEVLESAGYNSDLYDGRIAVYASANLSGYMVRNLYSNPGLVESLGSFKIMIANGQDFLATKVSYKMNLMGPSVNVNTLCSSSMVAVHYACQSLNNFECDIAMAGGVSFQVSRNEAFFYQEGGIGSADGHCRAFDSKANGTVSGSGLGILALKRLEDAIADGDYIHAIIKGTGINNDGSSKNSYTAPNVDGQAECIAEAIEMSGVNPETITYIDAHGTGTNLGDPIEIAALNKAFRAYTDKKGFCAIGSAKTNIGHLVNAGGLASMIKTVLSMKHRIIPASLNFEEPNPKIDFVNSPFYVNSELSKWETEGFPLRAGVSSFGIGGTNTHVVLEEAPAVEPSEKSQRPYQLISLSAKTETALEKMTQNLVEHIKKNPDLNLSDIAFTQHVGRRSFNHRRIAVCKNLEDLEMKLSNSTCGNVISYFQKHKDRPVVFMFPGNAKYIKECGELYRTEEKFKNTVDYCADLLLSILGTDIRTLLDSDRTANENSIERSVAFVTQYSMAKLLQESGLKPESLIGEGTGEYVAACISEVLSLEDALRITASEDEDYPEILSEISLNVPQIPFVSSMSGNWIDDSLATNTDYWLKQRNSSFSAQGLQEILSDNERIFVEIGNGERFLNEVGTSLIAVQIENKSPSESFMECIGKIWVYGAKVDWNKFYEEEKRHRIPLPTYPFERQRYWIEPGVKNKNTQQPEFPVSDKSEIDEKVLAECIKGNISISVDLDESAKKKQIEDILLFKEKLEKLCSEFQGKINVSPLLLKGSEKISENMDGSEKLSKRPRPDLDVPYVEPSSEVEKVIAEHWKKVLGFEKLGIHDDFFELGGHSLIAAAVASDLSKVFNIQIPMTKLLEATTIADVAEMVETYQWAMQGEGEAAAAEEDLEGGTI, encoded by the coding sequence ATGAGTAATTTTGAAGAAAACGGTTCCCTGGACGGTACAATTGCCATAATAGGTATGGCAGGCCGTTTCCCGGGTGCTAATAATACTGATGAGTTCTGGGAGAATCTTTATAATGGTGTGGAGTCTGTGAAATTTTTTAAACACGATGACCTGGTAAAGATGGGGATAGACGAACATCTGCTGGATAATCCTAAATATGTTGCGGCTGATGCTATTTTAGACGGAATGGACATGTTTGACGCCGAGTTTTTTGATTATTCGGCCAGAGAAGCCGAAATTATGGATCCGCAGCACCGCTTGTTTTTAGAGAGTGCGTGGGAGGTACTTGAAAGTGCCGGATATAATTCTGACCTGTATGACGGACGAATCGCAGTCTATGCAAGTGCGAACCTAAGCGGATACATGGTAAGAAACCTGTATTCCAATCCTGGACTGGTTGAAAGTCTGGGCTCATTCAAAATAATGATAGCAAACGGACAGGATTTCCTTGCAACAAAAGTGTCCTACAAAATGAATCTTATGGGGCCAAGCGTAAATGTCAATACTCTTTGTTCATCATCTATGGTAGCAGTTCACTACGCTTGTCAGAGTCTTAACAACTTTGAGTGTGATATCGCTATGGCAGGAGGAGTAAGCTTTCAGGTGTCCAGAAATGAGGCATTCTTTTATCAGGAAGGCGGCATAGGTTCAGCAGACGGACACTGCCGTGCTTTTGACTCCAAAGCCAACGGTACGGTAAGCGGAAGCGGACTGGGCATTTTAGCATTAAAAAGACTTGAGGATGCAATTGCTGACGGAGATTATATACATGCAATTATAAAAGGGACAGGTATTAATAATGACGGTTCCTCAAAAAACAGTTATACTGCTCCAAATGTAGACGGTCAAGCGGAATGTATTGCTGAGGCTATAGAAATGTCGGGTGTCAATCCTGAAACAATTACATACATAGATGCTCACGGAACCGGTACAAACCTTGGAGATCCCATTGAAATAGCCGCTTTGAACAAGGCATTCAGGGCTTATACCGATAAAAAAGGATTTTGTGCCATTGGTTCGGCAAAAACCAATATAGGACATCTTGTAAATGCCGGTGGTCTGGCCAGTATGATAAAAACGGTACTTTCCATGAAACACAGGATAATTCCGGCAAGTCTGAATTTCGAAGAGCCGAACCCCAAAATAGACTTTGTAAACAGCCCATTCTATGTAAACAGTGAACTATCAAAATGGGAAACAGAAGGTTTTCCACTTAGAGCAGGTGTTAGCTCCTTTGGAATCGGCGGCACCAATACCCATGTTGTTCTGGAAGAAGCTCCTGCTGTGGAGCCATCCGAAAAATCACAAAGGCCTTACCAATTAATTTCACTATCAGCAAAGACAGAAACAGCCCTTGAAAAAATGACACAAAACCTTGTTGAACATATAAAGAAGAATCCTGACTTGAATTTGTCAGATATAGCATTTACACAACATGTAGGCAGAAGGAGTTTCAACCACCGTAGAATTGCAGTTTGTAAAAACCTTGAAGATTTGGAAATGAAATTAAGTAATTCCACGTGCGGTAATGTTATCTCATACTTCCAGAAACACAAGGACAGGCCGGTTGTATTTATGTTTCCCGGCAATGCAAAATACATAAAAGAGTGCGGTGAATTGTACAGGACAGAAGAGAAATTCAAAAATACTGTGGATTACTGTGCAGACCTTCTATTGTCAATACTGGGTACCGATATTAGAACTTTACTTGATTCAGACAGGACTGCAAATGAAAATAGCATTGAAAGGTCAGTAGCTTTTGTTACACAGTATTCAATGGCAAAACTGCTTCAAGAATCAGGCTTGAAACCTGAAAGCCTGATAGGAGAAGGTACGGGAGAATATGTCGCCGCTTGTATTTCAGAAGTATTGAGCCTTGAAGATGCATTGAGAATTACTGCTTCAGAAGACGAGGATTATCCGGAAATTCTTTCGGAAATCAGTTTAAATGTACCTCAAATACCCTTTGTATCATCCATGAGTGGAAATTGGATAGATGATTCCTTGGCCACAAATACGGATTACTGGTTGAAACAGCGTAACAGCAGCTTTTCAGCTCAGGGCTTGCAGGAAATTCTGTCCGATAATGAAAGGATTTTTGTTGAAATAGGCAACGGGGAAAGGTTCTTGAATGAAGTCGGCACTTCGTTGATTGCAGTTCAGATTGAAAACAAAAGTCCATCTGAGTCATTTATGGAATGTATAGGAAAGATTTGGGTTTACGGAGCAAAAGTTGACTGGAATAAATTTTATGAAGAAGAAAAGAGACACCGTATTCCTCTGCCCACATATCCATTTGAAAGGCAGCGATATTGGATTGAACCCGGGGTAAAAAATAAAAACACTCAGCAACCAGAGTTCCCTGTTTCAGATAAATCAGAAATTGATGAAAAGGTTCTTGCAGAGTGTATTAAGGGGAATATATCAATATCAGTAGATTTGGATGAATCAGCAAAGAAAAAGCAAATAGAAGATATTCTTCTTTTTAAAGAAAAACTTGAAAAGCTGTGCTCTGAATTCCAAGGTAAAATAAACGTTTCACCCCTATTGCTAAAAGGGTCGGAAAAAATTTCAGAAAATATGGATGGTTCCGAAAAGCTTAGCAAAAGGCCTCGTCCCGATTTGGATGTACCTTATGTGGAACCTTCAAGTGAAGTTGAAAAAGTAATTGCGGAGCACTGGAAAAAGGTTCTTGGCTTTGAAAAACTGGGAATACACGACGATTTCTTTGAGCTGGGAGGGCATTCGCTGATTGCTGCCGCCGTTGCATCAGATTTAAGTAAGGTATTCAATATTCAAATACCAATGACCAAGCTTTTGGAGGCTACAACAATAGCGGATGTCGCAGAAATGGTTGAAACCTATCAATGGGCAATGCAGGGAGAAGGAGAGGCAGCTGCTGCTGAAGAGGACTTGGAAGGCGGAACAATATAA